One region of Streptomyces sp. CG4 genomic DNA includes:
- a CDS encoding ferredoxin: MKINVDRERCVGAGQCVLAAYGVFDQSHEDGLVELLQAEPPQDLYAAVNEAELICPSGAIEIQP, translated from the coding sequence ATGAAGATCAACGTGGACCGCGAGCGCTGCGTCGGAGCCGGTCAGTGTGTGCTGGCCGCCTACGGCGTCTTCGACCAGAGCCATGAGGACGGCCTTGTGGAACTGCTCCAGGCCGAGCCGCCGCAGGATCTGTACGCCGCCGTGAACGAGGCGGAACTGATCTGCCCCTCCGGCGCCATCGAGATCCAGCCCTGA
- a CDS encoding cytochrome P450, giving the protein MTDVQTTPESPAPTESIPSPGPMRVKEMREVIRNVPRYLSGLRDKHGPLVRVPMGKTDAFLVSDFDVVQDVIIASSRRFDKDAQKTGPGPDDWGSSLERVLGKGLVTSVGTYHRRQRRLIQPVFHRQRIAGYGSAFASIADDFSAGFSDGRRFNFHESMYELALGMVTRTLFDVSLESEAADRIRTAFPREGGPLRWELSPIGKILLRLPLRANRQFKQGLKAVDDIVYGMIEERRKGSGDGEDLLSVLLTVTDADTGEHLTDLELRDEAITLLMAGHETSSGSLTWAYYLLGTHPEIREKLHAEIDEVLGDRLPTVEDLPRLRFTDAVYSEALRLYPPAWVLVRRALEDYTANGYHIPRNSVLMVSPYVLHRDTSWWPEPERFAPQRFLPEPDPSDPLTGHAKAPGRPKLAYLPFGAGPRQCIGNVFAQMEGVMALATLSRHWEFEPVGDPPNRVTSDFTLQPRGGLEMVAHRRR; this is encoded by the coding sequence GTGACCGACGTTCAAACGACTCCCGAGTCGCCCGCACCGACCGAATCCATACCCAGCCCCGGTCCGATGCGAGTGAAGGAGATGCGCGAGGTCATCAGAAACGTCCCGCGCTATCTGTCCGGCCTGCGCGACAAGCACGGCCCCCTCGTCCGCGTACCCATGGGAAAGACCGACGCATTCCTCGTCAGCGATTTCGACGTCGTGCAGGACGTCATCATCGCCTCCAGCCGGCGCTTCGACAAGGACGCCCAGAAGACCGGCCCCGGCCCCGACGACTGGGGCTCCAGCCTCGAACGCGTCCTCGGCAAGGGCCTGGTGACCAGCGTCGGCACCTACCACCGACGGCAGCGCAGGCTCATCCAGCCCGTCTTCCACCGCCAGCGCATCGCCGGATACGGATCCGCGTTCGCCTCCATCGCCGACGACTTCTCGGCCGGGTTCAGCGACGGCCGGCGGTTCAACTTCCACGAGTCCATGTACGAGCTCGCCCTCGGCATGGTCACCCGCACCCTCTTCGATGTGTCCCTCGAAAGCGAGGCCGCCGACCGCATCCGTACCGCCTTCCCCCGCGAAGGCGGCCCGCTGCGCTGGGAGCTGAGCCCGATCGGCAAGATCCTGCTCCGCCTGCCGCTGCGTGCCAACCGCCAGTTCAAGCAGGGGCTGAAGGCTGTCGACGACATCGTCTACGGCATGATCGAGGAACGGCGCAAGGGCTCCGGCGACGGTGAGGACCTGCTGTCCGTGCTGCTCACCGTCACCGACGCCGACACCGGTGAACACCTCACCGACCTGGAGCTGCGCGACGAGGCCATCACGTTGCTGATGGCCGGGCACGAAACCTCATCCGGCTCACTGACCTGGGCGTACTACCTGCTCGGCACCCACCCCGAGATCCGTGAGAAGCTCCACGCCGAGATCGACGAGGTCCTCGGGGACCGGCTGCCCACCGTCGAGGACCTGCCCCGCCTGCGGTTCACCGACGCGGTGTACTCGGAGGCACTGCGCCTGTACCCGCCGGCCTGGGTGCTCGTACGGCGCGCCCTGGAGGACTACACGGCCAACGGCTACCACATCCCGCGCAACAGCGTTCTCATGGTCAGCCCGTACGTCCTGCACCGCGACACCAGCTGGTGGCCCGAGCCGGAGCGGTTCGCCCCCCAGCGGTTCCTGCCGGAACCCGACCCGTCCGACCCGCTCACCGGCCACGCCAAGGCCCCCGGCCGCCCCAAACTGGCGTACCTGCCCTTCGGCGCCGGACCCCGCCAGTGCATCGGCAACGTCTTCGCCCAGATGGAAGGCGTCATGGCACTGGCGACCCTCAGCAGGCACTGGGAGTTCGAGCCCGTCGGCGATCCGCCGAACCGGGTCACCAGCGACTTCACCCTCCAGCCCCGCGGCGGCCTGGAGATGGTCGCCCACCGCAGGCGCTGA
- a CDS encoding NAD(P)/FAD-dependent oxidoreductase, with amino-acid sequence MTGLNEIVVVGAGAAGVTTAETLRRQGYEGRLTVVGAEPHAPYDRPPLSKQILSGRWEPERIRLRGPDVYDRLDIDLRSATPAARLDRSGRAVELADGTRLHADAVVVATGVRPRRLPGADALTGVHELRTLDDALALREALAGAPRLVVAGAGLLGTEAAIAARGLGADVTLVGTRPVPLLGLIGPQAAGLVAGVHRDLGLRLRRGRVRGVEGANGAVTGVRLDDGTLLPADVVLTAAGSLPNTEWLHGSGVRVADGVDCDALCAAQPGVWAAGDVASRPDARGGRRRRHEHRTHATEQAIAVARNLLAGSGARPFVPLPYFWTDQHDLKIQVFGEVGGADRWHIVEGSPAERKFAAVACVEGRVRGAVAVNLARAAQELRALAERGAPWAGRPEQTTAGR; translated from the coding sequence TTGACCGGCCTGAACGAGATCGTCGTCGTCGGCGCGGGCGCCGCCGGCGTCACCACCGCCGAGACCCTGCGCCGCCAGGGCTACGAGGGCCGCCTCACCGTCGTCGGCGCCGAACCCCATGCGCCCTACGACCGGCCGCCCCTGTCCAAACAGATCCTCTCCGGCCGGTGGGAGCCGGAACGGATCCGGCTGCGCGGACCCGACGTCTACGACCGCCTGGACATCGACCTGCGGTCCGCCACCCCAGCGGCCCGGCTGGACCGCTCCGGCCGGGCCGTCGAACTCGCCGACGGCACCCGGCTCCACGCCGACGCCGTCGTCGTCGCCACCGGCGTACGGCCCCGACGGCTGCCCGGCGCCGACGCTCTGACCGGTGTCCACGAACTGCGCACCCTCGATGACGCCCTCGCCCTGCGCGAAGCCCTCGCCGGTGCGCCGCGCCTGGTGGTGGCCGGAGCCGGCCTGCTCGGCACGGAGGCCGCCATCGCCGCACGTGGCCTGGGCGCCGACGTCACCCTGGTCGGCACCCGGCCCGTGCCGCTCCTTGGCCTCATCGGGCCGCAGGCGGCCGGTCTGGTCGCCGGCGTGCACCGCGACCTGGGGCTGCGCCTCAGGCGGGGGCGGGTGCGCGGGGTGGAGGGCGCGAACGGCGCCGTCACCGGCGTACGCCTCGACGACGGGACGCTGCTGCCCGCCGACGTGGTGCTGACCGCGGCCGGCTCGCTCCCCAACACCGAGTGGCTGCACGGCAGCGGCGTCCGCGTCGCTGACGGCGTCGACTGCGACGCGCTGTGCGCGGCCCAGCCCGGTGTGTGGGCCGCGGGCGACGTGGCGAGCCGGCCCGACGCGCGCGGCGGGCGGCGACGGCGCCATGAACACCGTACGCACGCCACCGAACAAGCCATCGCCGTCGCCCGGAATCTGCTGGCCGGCAGCGGGGCTCGGCCCTTCGTACCGCTGCCGTACTTCTGGACCGACCAGCACGACCTGAAGATCCAGGTGTTCGGGGAGGTCGGCGGGGCCGACCGGTGGCACATCGTCGAAGGCAGCCCCGCCGAGCGGAAGTTCGCGGCCGTGGCCTGTGTCGAGGGCCGTGTCCGGGGCGCTGTCGCCGTCAACCTGGCGCGTGCGGCACAGGAGTTGCGCGCCTTGGCGGAACGCGGCGCGCCATGGGCGGGTCGGCCGGAGCAGACGACGGCGGGCAGGTGA
- a CDS encoding VC0807 family protein, translating to MTSRGSTVPDQPSDDPVGGGETPRDSHRSDSGSSGPPLLLTVLVDLGIPIGLYYGLTAAGVSDLIALTAGAVVPGVATLVGYARTRRIDALGVFMTTMLVLSIVVSVVGGSARLLLVRDGWLTAVAGVGFLVSLRGRRPLAFGFSRRLLERRTTDGRNWDELWEEVPGFRRIWRVTTVIWGIGLLVDSGIRTLMAYTLPVHLVPALNGAQYGVFTLLMLVIVNIYHARAGLWPILMPDLDDPMADDGYGSRARSGPDVG from the coding sequence ATGACCAGCCGTGGAAGCACCGTCCCGGACCAGCCGTCCGACGACCCCGTCGGCGGCGGTGAGACCCCCCGTGACTCTCACCGCTCCGATTCCGGGAGTTCAGGGCCGCCTCTGCTGCTGACGGTGCTGGTGGATCTCGGCATCCCGATCGGCCTCTACTACGGGCTCACGGCGGCCGGGGTGAGCGATCTGATCGCGCTGACCGCCGGTGCGGTGGTTCCCGGCGTGGCGACCCTGGTGGGGTACGCGAGGACGCGTCGGATCGATGCGCTGGGTGTGTTCATGACGACCATGCTGGTGCTCAGCATCGTCGTGTCGGTGGTCGGGGGCAGTGCACGGTTGCTGCTGGTACGGGATGGCTGGCTGACGGCGGTGGCCGGGGTGGGCTTCCTCGTGTCGCTGCGCGGCAGGCGGCCGCTGGCGTTCGGTTTCTCGCGGCGGCTGCTGGAGCGGCGTACCACGGATGGCCGGAACTGGGACGAACTGTGGGAGGAGGTCCCCGGTTTCCGGCGGATCTGGCGGGTCACCACGGTGATCTGGGGCATCGGGCTGCTCGTGGACTCGGGGATCCGGACCCTGATGGCGTACACGCTGCCGGTGCATCTGGTTCCGGCTCTGAACGGTGCCCAGTACGGCGTCTTCACCCTGCTGATGCTGGTGATCGTCAACATCTACCACGCCCGCGCCGGGCTGTGGCCGATCCTCATGCCAGATCTGGACGACCCCATGGCCGACGACGGTTACGGCTCCCGGGCCCGCTCGGGACCGGACGTCGGCTGA
- a CDS encoding activator-dependent family glycosyltransferase, which translates to MMRVLFVTLSEKSHVYLMAPLAWALTAAGHDVRVASQPMATETITRAGLTAVPVGSDHTIHHDMAAYRESQDYRTANWSRCERTDVDWAELKERYELSVPYAFAIYNDSMIEDLAAFAQSWRPDLVVRDPLAYAGAVAARISGAAHVRLMWCADVWGRTRQTYLELMEEQPEAERTDPLAEWLAARSEPFGFSCDEEMLHGQATISTLPASLTLPTASPELPMRHIPYNGRAVVWDWLREAPKRPRVCLSLGASNTEDYGGDYVSVQEILDALADEDVEVVAALLPAQREKLTAIPDNARAVDSVALTTLLPTCSAVIHHGGYGSFATAMAHGVPQLVLSTLVSDHELRGRALQHAGAGVYLHHRDATAEKVRDHIRQFTGQPEYADAARRLRTACEAMPSPKDVVASLERLAEVS; encoded by the coding sequence ATGATGCGGGTCCTGTTCGTCACCCTGTCCGAGAAATCCCATGTGTACCTGATGGCTCCGCTGGCGTGGGCGCTCACCGCCGCCGGCCACGACGTCCGTGTCGCGAGCCAGCCGATGGCCACCGAGACCATCACGCGCGCCGGTCTCACCGCGGTCCCCGTCGGCAGCGACCACACCATCCACCACGACATGGCCGCCTACCGCGAGTCGCAGGACTACCGGACGGCGAACTGGAGCCGCTGCGAACGCACCGACGTGGACTGGGCGGAACTGAAGGAGCGCTACGAGCTGAGCGTGCCCTACGCGTTCGCCATCTACAACGACTCCATGATCGAGGACCTGGCGGCCTTCGCCCAGAGCTGGCGCCCCGACCTCGTCGTACGGGACCCGCTGGCGTACGCGGGCGCCGTCGCCGCTCGCATCAGCGGGGCGGCACATGTCCGCCTCATGTGGTGTGCCGACGTATGGGGCCGCACCCGGCAGACGTACCTCGAACTGATGGAGGAACAGCCCGAGGCCGAGCGGACGGATCCGCTCGCCGAGTGGCTGGCGGCGAGGTCGGAGCCGTTCGGCTTCTCCTGCGACGAGGAGATGCTGCACGGCCAGGCCACCATCAGCACCCTGCCCGCGTCCCTGACCCTCCCGACGGCCTCGCCCGAGCTGCCGATGCGGCACATCCCGTACAACGGCCGTGCGGTGGTGTGGGACTGGCTGCGCGAGGCACCCAAGCGGCCGCGGGTATGCCTCAGCCTCGGTGCCTCCAACACCGAGGACTACGGCGGTGACTACGTGTCCGTGCAGGAGATCCTCGACGCCCTCGCCGACGAGGACGTGGAGGTCGTCGCCGCGCTGCTGCCCGCGCAGCGGGAGAAGCTCACCGCGATCCCCGACAACGCCCGGGCCGTCGACTCGGTGGCCCTGACCACACTGCTGCCGACCTGCTCGGCCGTCATCCACCACGGCGGATACGGCAGCTTCGCCACCGCCATGGCCCACGGCGTGCCCCAACTGGTGCTCTCCACCCTGGTCTCCGACCACGAGCTGCGCGGCCGGGCGCTCCAGCACGCGGGCGCCGGCGTCTATCTGCACCACCGGGACGCCACGGCCGAGAAGGTCCGCGACCACATCCGGCAGTTCACCGGGCAGCCGGAGTACGCCGACGCCGCCCGGCGGCTGCGCACCGCATGCGAGGCCATGCCGAGCCCGAAGGACGTGGTGGCGTCCCTGGAACGACTGGCCGAGGTCAGCTGA
- the rfbB gene encoding dTDP-glucose 4,6-dehydratase: MTDPYRAPAVPATTRVLVTGGAGFIGSHHVRTLLGPDGPAGATVTVLDKLTYAGNPANLDEVRGHPAFALVKGDICDQELVDGLMAEHDEVVHFAAESHVDRSILSSTEFVRTNVLGTQTLLDAALRHGIRTFVHVSTDEVYGSIDTGAWTEECPPRPNSPYSASKASSDLLALAYHRTHGLDVRVTRCSNNYGHHQYPEKVVPLFVTNLLDGRTVPLYGDGGNVRDWLHIDDHVQGVELVRTRGRAGEIYNIGGGTELTNRELTDLLLTACGAGPDRIEYVPDRKGHDRRYCVDWTKIRDELGYRPRKDFATGLAETIDWYRANRAWWEPLKQTAGVTR, from the coding sequence ATGACCGACCCGTACCGCGCACCCGCCGTCCCGGCCACCACCCGCGTCCTGGTGACCGGCGGCGCCGGCTTCATCGGCTCCCACCACGTCAGGACGCTCCTCGGCCCCGACGGCCCGGCCGGCGCGACCGTCACCGTCCTGGACAAGCTCACCTACGCCGGAAACCCGGCCAACCTGGACGAGGTCCGCGGCCATCCCGCGTTCGCCCTCGTCAAGGGCGACATCTGCGACCAGGAACTCGTCGACGGCCTCATGGCCGAACACGACGAGGTGGTGCACTTCGCCGCCGAGTCGCACGTGGACCGCTCCATCCTCAGCTCCACCGAGTTCGTCCGCACCAACGTCCTGGGCACGCAGACCCTGCTCGACGCCGCGCTGCGCCACGGCATCCGCACCTTCGTGCACGTCTCCACGGACGAGGTGTACGGCTCCATCGACACCGGAGCCTGGACGGAGGAGTGCCCGCCGCGGCCCAACTCCCCCTACTCCGCCTCCAAGGCCTCCTCCGACCTGCTCGCCCTGGCCTACCACCGCACCCACGGCCTGGACGTACGGGTGACCCGCTGCTCCAACAACTACGGCCACCACCAGTACCCGGAGAAGGTCGTCCCGCTCTTCGTCACCAACCTCCTCGACGGCCGTACGGTCCCGCTGTACGGGGACGGCGGCAACGTCCGCGACTGGCTGCACATCGACGACCACGTGCAGGGCGTCGAACTGGTCCGCACCCGCGGCAGGGCGGGCGAGATCTACAACATCGGCGGCGGCACCGAACTGACCAACCGCGAGCTCACCGACCTCCTGCTCACAGCCTGCGGCGCCGGGCCCGACCGCATCGAGTACGTCCCGGACCGCAAGGGCCACGACCGCCGCTACTGCGTCGACTGGACCAAGATCCGCGACGAACTCGGCTACCGGCCGCGCAAGGACTTCGCCACCGGCCTGGCCGAGACCATCGACTGGTACCGGGCGAACCGAGCCTGGTGGGAGCCGCTGAAGCAGACCGCCGGGGTGACCCGTTGA
- a CDS encoding glucose-1-phosphate thymidylyltransferase gives MKALVLSGGAGTRLRPITHTSAKQLVPVANKPILFYGLEAIADAGITDVAIVVGDTENEIRQAVGDGSDFGLDVTYLRQEAPLGLAHAVLIARDFLGDDDFVMFLGDNFVFGGITDSVDEFRKERPDAQLLLTRVPDPTAFGVAELDDMGRLVRLEEKPEHPRSDLALVGVFLFGPAIHEAVRAIGPSARGELEITDAIQWMLERDRDVRTTVITGYWKDTGNAADILDVNRRLLDLLEHRVEGDVDENSEIVGRVHIDAGAVIRGSRIVGPAIIGPGTLVEDSYIGPSTSIAEGCVIRNSEIEFSIILRESTFDSIRRVEGSLVGRNVRVSLGPRVPATHRLVIGDHGRVQISS, from the coding sequence GTGAAGGCTCTCGTGCTGTCCGGAGGTGCGGGGACCCGGCTGCGGCCGATCACCCACACCTCGGCGAAGCAGTTGGTGCCGGTCGCCAACAAGCCCATCCTCTTCTACGGCCTGGAGGCGATCGCCGACGCCGGGATCACCGACGTCGCGATCGTGGTGGGCGACACCGAGAACGAGATCCGGCAGGCCGTCGGCGACGGCTCCGACTTCGGTCTCGACGTCACCTACCTGCGGCAGGAGGCCCCCCTCGGCCTGGCCCACGCCGTACTCATCGCCCGGGACTTCCTCGGCGACGACGACTTCGTCATGTTCCTCGGGGACAACTTCGTCTTCGGCGGCATCACCGACTCGGTCGACGAGTTCCGCAAGGAGCGCCCGGACGCCCAGCTCCTGCTCACCCGCGTGCCCGACCCGACCGCCTTCGGTGTCGCCGAACTCGACGACATGGGGCGGCTGGTGCGGCTGGAGGAGAAGCCCGAGCATCCCCGCAGCGACCTGGCGCTGGTCGGCGTGTTCCTCTTCGGCCCGGCGATCCACGAGGCGGTGCGTGCCATCGGCCCCTCCGCGCGCGGCGAGTTGGAGATCACCGACGCCATCCAGTGGATGCTGGAGCGGGACCGGGACGTACGCACCACGGTGATCACCGGCTACTGGAAGGACACCGGGAACGCCGCGGACATCCTCGACGTCAACCGCAGACTGCTGGACCTGCTGGAGCACCGGGTCGAGGGGGACGTCGACGAGAACAGCGAGATCGTCGGCCGGGTGCACATCGACGCCGGAGCCGTCATCCGCGGCTCACGCATAGTGGGGCCCGCGATCATAGGCCCCGGCACCCTCGTGGAGGACTCCTACATCGGCCCCTCGACGTCCATCGCGGAGGGCTGCGTCATCCGCAACAGCGAGATCGAGTTCTCGATCATCCTGCGGGAGTCAACCTTCGACAGCATCCGCCGGGTCGAGGGCTCGCTGGTCGGCCGCAACGTACGCGTCTCCCTCGGCCCCAGGGTGCCCGCCACCCACCGGCTGGTCATCGGAGACCACGGGCGGGTGCAGATCTCGTCATGA